Proteins from a genomic interval of Candidatus Methylomirabilis lanthanidiphila:
- the relG gene encoding Toxin RelG, with the protein MRPYRARYTAEAAAIIRKLHPTVKAVVRSGIDELLKAPLAGHELQFELSGFRSFRVARYRIIYRINDDESCIEIHYVGPRRDVYESFRDLLSQ; encoded by the coding sequence ATGAGGCCCTATCGGGCACGGTATACCGCCGAAGCCGCGGCCATCATCAGAAAACTTCATCCGACTGTTAAGGCCGTCGTCCGGAGCGGAATCGATGAGCTGTTGAAAGCCCCCCTCGCAGGCCATGAACTCCAGTTTGAATTGAGCGGTTTCCGATCCTTCCGCGTCGCGAGGTACCGCATCATTTACAGGATCAACGACGACGAGTCTTGTATTGAGATTCATTACGTTGGCCCCCGCCGGGATGTCTATGAAAGTTTCAGGGATCTCCTGTCGCAATAG
- a CDS encoding prevent-host-death protein: MKDIDRFIPVSEAKTRLLDLVRDLQAKDDIIAITKNGVPAAVLLSAEKFEGFLETIDILSDEKAMASLRRSRREARAGKWIGHEKVFGSA, translated from the coding sequence ATGAAGGACATTGACCGCTTCATTCCTGTCTCGGAGGCTAAGACTCGGCTACTGGATCTGGTCAGGGATCTCCAGGCGAAGGATGACATCATCGCCATTACGAAGAACGGGGTTCCGGCGGCCGTACTGCTCAGCGCAGAGAAGTTCGAAGGATTCCTGGAGACCATTGACATCTTAAGCGATGAGAAGGCTATGGCCTCTCTTCGTCGTTCCCGTCGGGAGGCCAGGGCCGGCAAGTGGATCGGCCACGAAAAGGTTTTTGGGAGCGCATGA